Part of the Cryptococcus neoformans var. neoformans JEC21 chromosome 11 sequence genome, ATGGAGCGCGTCTGTGAAGTACAAGATTTGGAGAGTTGAGTACGCCTATTACAGTATCGAGCAAGACATTGAGAAACAGACggaggagagatggaacAGCCTTCACTGCGGTCGTTGAACAGCTGATTGAGGGGCTGCTTGAGGAATGCTGTTATTGTTTCTCATCAAGTCTGGCAAAATGTTTGGGTTTCTGAAGAAGGTTGTCATTGTGTCGACAACACAGGTCGATACTGTCCCTTTGACTTCAGTGCCAAAGCACTGTATAGCGTCTCTAACAACTTCAGTGGCCTCTTGTCTGATGAAATGTCTGAGATCTTCTTGAGAATATCCTTGCATAGACGTTGCTGGGTTTCCATGaccagaggaagatgaggggagggagaggccCGTTACTTTCGAGGCAATGGCCTTCCAAAGTCTCTCGTCATCAGTGAGGAGGTGTTTTCGTCTGAAAAGGCAGCTCCAAAGATGTCGTCACCTACTGACAGAAGTGTCTGGAAGGGTCCACGGTGTGCTCTGCTGAGTACTTTTGGTGTAAGACATGCTCACTCTGTGGAGCAGTCATGCTTGCATCAGTCAATGTGCTAAAATCAAAGAAACACTTACTCATGAATCTCCTCTGGGGTGCCTTTGAAATCCTTCAATTCGGTCATGACTTTCTTGATGACGACTGATCTGAACAGCCACAAGAGTCGTGTCACCCGTGGAGCTATGTTTGTCGCTTCTTCAAAgactcctccctccctgACACTAGTATAGACCAAAAACTTGTAGATGATTTGATCCCAGGAGGAGTTATTTACTGAAGTAGTTCCCTGCTGCAATAGCGAGTAACCCAAGTCGAGGATAACTTGCAGCCCTGCCtctttggaggaagaagaggtatCGCCCTCTGACAGAACATCCAATAATTTGTCGATATGGTCTTGCTGAGTAGACGTGAGGTCGAGTTTGATGTCTGGATGAGTGTCTGTAATGTGATACCGTATtaggaagagaagcagcTTGAAAAACAATTGGGAGTAATTCTCAACTGTTTTGTCGTTAAGatttctcatcctcttgtCGGAAACAACTTCCAGGTCAAACCCCAGGTACATCACTTGCTGAAGCAGGGGAGAGTCCTGGTTCTTGGCCAGATAATTATTGATGTCCATAAAAAAACTCTGGACCCAGACCTTTAGCAGGTTGTTGTAGTATAAAGGCTCATCCTTGGTAGGATTCGAAACCAAATGGATGATGTTTTCAGGAGGGATTCCTTGAAGCAAGATATCCCATTTAAGTTTGGTCAAGAGCGGAGACCTGTCCCTGGGATCAAAGGCATTGCAAACAGCTGCATCATGCGTGCTTGGAATTCGCATATCGTCCTGCTGGTAGGCTTGTTGGGCAGGATCTCGATCCACCtctgaaaagaaaggatcGACCGGGAAATAGAAGGTAGACCTCCCAGAGTAGTAAAGCGCTTGGATGGTACCCTTCTGGATGACAGAGCGGCTTTGCTGGCCACGGTGCTCCTTGTTGCAAATGCGTAATTAGCCTCGCGTATCCAGccttcttgtctcctttgTGAGCTTTCCTGCAGATTGTACAGTAGAAGCCAATCTCTCGGGCTACACCGGGGATCGCCGGAGGTAGAATGCCGcctggaaagaaggggacaAGAGGATGCGGGCCTTCATGTGGAGGATAGTTCAAGGCCAGGCGGTCGATTTGATGCTGAATTTCCTCCAGGCTGTGCCTAGAGTTATGGAAAGTGAGAAGATGCTTTGCTAGATTGGCTGGGTGAATGCAGCCTTTAGGAGCGTGGCGATTAGATGCAGTCATGCAAGTAGCAGACTTTATAAACTGGCAGATACTGCAGTTTAAGCGCAATGAGGTCAGGGGATGAGACCCAGGATGTTTGAAAAGTTGGTACATCACGGGCTGTTACAGACAGATGTCAGCATCAGATGATGTCGAACATTGGATGCAAGTGAACTCACCTGCAGCCGAGCGGTAGAACATTCTTCGGTTATTATCCCCCCTTGGATCATTTCCTTCCCGAGgactctcttctttgactgTAGGCATCTCGTTCCCCTTGTCTTATTCTTGGACTAGCTGTCTTGTAGCCTTGTTCCCTGTTTGAATGTGGGAAATCAGTGTTGAATGGCGCTGGATGTGTACTGTAGTATTGCTGTATGTTTTGTTAGCAATGGCAACTACTGTCGATCGTGTGGCCCACTTGACTCACGCTTCCAAGCACTGCTGTGCAGCTGAGGATGTCCAAGCTGACggaaggatggatggatggatagCTCGATGAACGGATGGATAGGTCAATGGGATCCAACAAACGCAGTCAATCATAACCGGCACCGGCAGCGAACATGATgcggaggtggaggtcaATCTCATTTACTAATGAAAAACAAAAGTCGCTTGTTGGCATTCAATAGGGGACGAAATCTGAATAAAATAAAATGAGTATGCATAGGAAACTATCAAAAGTGATATCTGGCAAGATCGTTCCCATAATGAATGAGTCGGGCGTGAAGCGGTAGCCGAGtggatgagagaagatggaaaagcCGGCGAGTGTAGAGTCGGTAGTGGGGAAAATGACTTTGAGTGCGGCAAACGCAGCGTGGGATGCAAGCCGAGGGTGAAGAACGGAAACCAGCTATCCTGTACAGTAGTCAGTAGTACGTATGATAACAATCCGTGAAGAGAGATATAACAGTCGTTGTCCGACCTCCGCTTTTCGGTAACTGACTCGATCGGTCTCGGGTTTGTTGTTCCCGGCCGGTTTCTTGCGTCTGCTGTTGGTTTGTTCGACGACCACTTCCGTTCGCGTTTAGTAGGTCTTTCACGAATCGATTTCTGGTTTTTAATTTATTTCCACATTTTAGATAAGAAGCCGGCCATTTTTCGTTACCGTACTTCACAACGACCCCCTCCCCCCGGACACCCTTCaaaggagcggaagaaTAAGGAAATAAGAACGGACGAGATAAGGATGTCAGACGAACAATGTCAGCCGGTGGTAGGCATCATCGGGATGGGTGATGTACGTTACATTTTCCTCTCCCGGGGGTGGTCATTTGAGCTGATGCGGAACTGGTGATAGATGGGACGGATGTATGCAAAGCGATTACATGCGGGCGGCATCGAGACGTAAGTTAAGCCTTTTATGGATCAACGCGACAAGAACGCTGGAACCGAATATATTTATAGTATCTACGTCTGCGACAAACCCGACTCTTTCGAGGCCCTCGAGGAAGAATTCAAAGGGACCGGCATACATGTCCTCCGCAACGGTCACGCCGTCTCGCGTCTTTCCACATTCATCATTTATTCTGTCGAAGCTGCTGCGTTGCCGGCTGTCGTGAGAGAGTACGGACCTTCGACTCGGGTGGGCGCGGTTGTAGCTGGGCAGACGAGTGTGAAAGCCCCGGAGAGGGAGGCATTTGAGAGATGGTTACCGGAGGATGTGGGGATTACGAGTGTACATAGTTTGCATGGGCCGAGTGTGACGACAGAGGGCCAGCCGCttgtgagtttttttttttttttttttctgtaAAACATCTTGTTGTGTCTATTTGGAAGCGACGATAGTCGAGCTGATTGCGGATTGATTGATTTTAGATTATCATACATCACAGAGGTCCGGAAGAGAATGTGAAGATGGTTGAAGATGTTTTTAGGTCATTCAAGAGTCGATACGTTCATCTGAGCTACGAAGAGCATGATAAAGTGACTGCCAACACCCAGGCTGTGACGCATGCGGCTTTCCTCAGGTGAGTCGTTTGGGGCGGTGGTGGTTTCTCTGTAAAATGTATTATTAGCTCACAGGGACGTAAAAGTATGGGTACAGCATGGCAGAAATCTTCATCTTACCCATGGGAAACTACGCGCTACGTGTCCGGTATCGAAGTGATCAAGGTCAACATTACCCTCCGTATCTACTCTGCCAAATGGCACGTCTACGCCGGTCTTGCGCTGCTGAACCCGTCGGCCAAATCCCAGATCCAGCAGTACGCCACATCCGCCACCGAGTTGTTCAAGCTCATGGTGGAAGGCCGGGGCGAGGAGTTGGAAGACCGTGTATGGTGcgcgaggaaggaggtgtttgggtggagaagaggggaagaagcgggGGAGGGTGATGAGGCCCGTGCGCCGATATTACTGAGTGAAGATGTGCTTGATCAGTTTTCGTTGGGGAAGACGACGTCGGGGGCGCAGCCGAGGGAGAGCCCGAATAGCCATTTGAGTCTTTTGGCAATGGTGGATTGTTGGGCAAAGCTGGGGATACGGCCGTATGAGCATTTGGATGTAGCTGGTACGCCGGTGTTTATGCTCTGGATTGGTATGTTTTTTTATTTCTAGAGTCACTgtttatttttatttttgcTAATAATACGTAGGTGTCGCCGAGTACCTTTTCCGCTCGCCTGCTCTCCTTTCTGCCGCCCTCCGCGCCGCGCTCGCCGACCGCGTCCACCGTCCTGACGACGTCGAGTTTGTCGTCGCTGCGAGGGGATGGAGTGAATGTGTAGACGTAGGCAACTTTGATTGGTACAGACGGAGATTTGAGGAGACGTCTAATTTCTTCGCGCCGAGGTTTGACGAGGCGACCAAGTTGGgtgggaagatgatcaaGGCTATCCAGGatgggatgaaggggaggtgaagaggtggatgggAATGTAATGAATGGATTTATTGGGTCATAATGTGGATGTTTTGGGGTACATCTTATTCATAAttcatctttttttcaTATATTCAACTTTGAAATgcaagaaagatgagagaaaAAAATCAACAGGTCGGCGGTCTAAAATCAGCGAAAGGGGTGTGggggatgaagacgagTGTGTGTTTAAGCTGCGATAGAACACTACAAAACGGTACCGGGTCAGCGGGGCATTCCTCAAACTTGAACCAAAGTAGACCTAGACGTACGGTATAGTCAACAGCAGAGTTGGTGTTCAAGATGAGCGCGACGATGAGCCCGTAAAGACCAAGAACTTCGGCGAAAATGAGGATAAGGATCTGTGTAGCAGTGCGGTGCTTAGCTCCCAGACTTTGCTCCTTACTCTTGAAATaaaactcaccatcccGACAAACAACCTAGGCTGCTGGGCCGTACCCCTGACACCCGCATCACCGACGATACCGATGGCAAAGCCGGCGGCGAGACCGGCGAGACCGACAGAGAGACCGGCGCCGAGTTGGATAAAGCCGGTGTAGAGGGGCATGGGGGAGGCGACTGCGAAAGATGAAGGCCGGGGGGAGACGTGTCGATAAGAAGGGCAATCGCAAGGAGCACGATCACAAGAAGCATGGGTTGATGGACAGGGCGGCGGGTGTGATTGTTACAGACGGCGAAAAGGATTAGAGATGGAGACGGGCCATTGTCAGCAAACGACCCTTTGTCCGGCTTTACCACTGTTTGCGGGCAGACTTACGGTTACCGGAAATGAGGACAGAGACGACGAGACCGTACTGTTCGCTCGAGTCAGCGGTGTGCGTGCACTTTCAGCAGCGGTGACGTACGATACCGATGATACCAGCCATAACGACAGGGATGGCACACTTCATCATGAGGTCTGGCCGGAGGACGGCCATGGCGGAGATTCCGACGCCAGACTTGGCGGTGCCGTAGCTGTGTGGTGGTCAGGCATCAGGCATGGGCGGTGTCGCGGAGGGAGTGACGGTGGACGTACGCTGCGCCGATACAGGTGAATACGATGGCGGAGGTGCAGCCCATGGCGCCGAAGAAGGGTGCGTAGACTGGACAAAGCTCTGCGACGGTGGACATTGCGGGGGGTTCGCTGGGTGGATGCAGGGAGAGCGGTGGTGAGTTGTATGTGTGCTGGCGCCGCTGCATTCGGGGAGGGCCGATGACACGCACCGCGGGCTTACGGCATTTGCAGCGTGTGGCGGCCCGGCCTATCTGTGTAAACAATCCGTCACCTTGACCCCCACGGCGCCATGTCCCTCAAGCGATACAGAGACacccccccctccccctccccctcccccccgGCCAAACTCTCCCACCTGCCCACACCGCGCCCGTACACGTGCACGCTCCCGCCCACGTGCCACGTCCGCCACACGCACTGCCAGTCCCCCTACCACCTCGGCCGCCACCACGACATCTTCCATCGGTGGGTGTGCACCGCCGCCGTCCGCGTCAGGGACGAACACCCAGAGCATGTGCCGGAAGGCTTTGTCGCGCAGAAGGGGTCCGCCAGCAAGTGGAGAGAGTGTCTAAAAGTCTTTCCCGAACAACGGCTGCTTGACCTCGTACGCTGCCGTCTTGTTTCCGTGGCTGCCACTGACACCCACCGTGCAGCATTATACAGAAACGCATGATCCGCTTGCGAGGGAACGGCAGAAGAATGGCGAAAAGATTGTGCGTCGTCTCTCCGCTCGGCGTCTGGGATGCCACTGACCTGTGGACCCACCAGTTTGAATGTTTCCTGCCACCCGACCAGTGCGGCAAGGTGTTCACGAACCCAAAGAATAGACGGCTGCATATGATCAGCAAACACAGTGCGTCCTGTTTCGCTTGACCCGGCGTCCCCGTTTCTCTTGACCAGGCGTCCCGTTTCTCTTGACCCGGTTCGGTCGTGAAGCTGATCGGATCCCCCTGATTCGTTTTTAGAATACCCGGCGCAGTACTTTTGGTCCATCACGAACCATGGGATCAACGAGATTGCCCGTCAAGACGGCCTGGGTTTCAGCTTGATACGCCCGAAACCTGATGTGGACTCTGTTCCGCGGTTTACTGGGGAAGGGGATCGGCAAGGACACCATGGACAACTTCGTGGAccagagggagagggagaaggggatgtAGAGGTGGAAGACTTGACGCGCGCCATGTCCAGTATGGAGAGCagtctttcctttctcccgcGCGGtgtgaggaagacgaaaagCGCGCGGGAGAGAGGTCGAGGCGGTGGGGGAGGGAGCGTAACGCTAGGAGGGTTGGGCTTGGATGTCTAGGCGCCAGGGTGATTAGATTAGGGGTTAGGTCCCGGTGTTACATCTTTATATCTTTATATTCTATCACGAGTTACATGTACTGTTATCACGACGACTCTCACCATGTATATACCGCCTTGTATCCATACTGACTCTTGCTCCCCACCGAACGTAGAACAGGGGTGCAGGCCCCGCACAAACACAAAGTTACGTAACGCATTCCCCCTTATCGACGCTTAAAAGTGTGTAGCCTAATCGCGGCTAAAAGGATCTTTGGAAAAGCGGAAAGTGACGTAATTAATGAAATCGAGTTTATACAGTTGCAACGATGCTCGTGTTGCTTTTGCTGTACGAGCAGTATAGAAATACAAGGTCACGGGTCTCTGAATGAATCCGTATATATTCTATCCAGAGGACATTGTAGTTATCCCTATCTCCGACGAAACCAGACGTTCACGATGTTACCTCGGACTGTTCTATTCCGCCTCAACCACATCCCTCGACCATTTTGTCACCGCCCAAACATCCTCGCCCCGACTATCCGACCGTTCTCTACATCTCTGCCCCTCTTCAGCTCCAGCTCCAGCTCCAATTCCAACTCCAACTCCAACTCCAACTCCAACTCCGATTCACAACCAGGACGTAAAGTGGATGACAGCgagggaaaaagggaaagaccGAAAGCGACGCATCCTACGAAACATAAACCTCGTGCCGTGTCCTCTGGCAGGCCGGTAGCGGAGCATaccaaggaagacgagaagaagcggtCGGGATTGCCAGAGCAGCCTGATGAGAGTGAGTTTTGAGACTTTCCACGCAGATAGACAGGCTGAGCAAacgttttttttttggaaTCAAGCCGTTCTATCGAGCATGCAAGCGCCGCAACTGTTCACTCTCGGTGAGCGCACCGTCGTCATCACCGGCGGCGGTCGCGGACTGGGCCTGACCGTGGCCCAAGCGCTCCTCGAATCCGGCTCCCACGTCGTCTGCCTCGACCTCTTGCCCGAACCGTCCGAGCCCCAGTGGGGCAATGCCGCGAAATACGCAAAGCAGCAAGGGTTGAGGCTCGATTACGTCGATTTGGACGTGACGGACCAGGACGAGGTCAAGCGCGTTTTCAAGCAGGTATTCGAGTCTGCCCCGCCGCACGCCCCCGTCCGCGGTCTCTTCACGTCGGCCGGGATCCAGGTGATGATGCCGGCGACGTGTTACGATACCGCCAAGTTTCGCAAAGTCATCGACGTCGATCTGACGGGTACGTTCCTCTGCGCCCAAGCGTTTGCGCATGAATGGTTTGAACGGCATCCGAATATCGATGGTGCAGCGGGTGTAAAGGGAGCGAGTATAGCGATGACGGGGAGTATGAGTGGGCATATTGCGAATTTGGGGATAGAGTGTGCGGCGTATAATGCGAGTAAGGCGGGGGTTATACAGCTCGCGAAGAATTTGGCGCTCGAGTGGAGTAGGAGGGGTATCAGGGTGAATGTAGGTTGCcggtcgtcgtcgtcgtccaTATAGTCTACTCTGCTGACTTTGCGTTGCCAGACCTTGTCCCCAGGCTATGCAAGtctttctccctccctcccctaATAAAACAAGCGCTGACCCCGGTTTCGGTAGATCCGAACAGCTTTGACCGCGGCTCAACTCGACGAAAAGCCCGAATTGAGGGATATCTGGCTTAAAGGGTCTTTACTCGGTCGACTTTCTACCCCTGATGAATTCCGAGGTACGTCCAACTACGTGTTACAGGTCGCTGGAGCACGATTAGCGCTGACGGCCTCTCCCCCTtcgtctcttctcttccctacAGGGCCGGTAGtgttcctcctctctgACGCAAGTTCCTTCATGACAGGTGCAGACCTCTTGATAGACGGGGGACATTGTGCGACATAGGTGTTTTTTATTGTGTATCCTGcattctctcctccatctcttaTCGCTTCCTCGTCTCTTTTGCAGGGGTGCAGGGAAGGAAAACGGAGTGGGAAAACagaatggaagaaaagaaaaagatttGGATGTAGCGCAatatctttttttttttctttttcttggtTATACAAAGAAAACTGAACGGAACAATCGTAGAAAGAACTAGATCACGAaattgaaaagaaaatgcaaAACTGTCATGTAGTCCAGAACGGTCAgtcgaggatgatgaagccgCTTCACCCTATGTGCAACACATGTTGGATTTCCACATCGGTGTGATATCAAGGATGTACATCTCATACAATACCCCATTCCATCTTGAACAGTCTATTCACACAGTAGCAattttttgtttttgtgtTTTAAAGTTCCAATAGGAGAAAATCACAAAGTGAAAGGCAGCGTCCATCTAGTTTTCTTATCCCTCGAGCAAAAGCTTGATAaacttctttctcctttccctaCCAACTGCCGAAACTTGTACGCGACCGAATACGGCAGGGCAGAGCACGTCCACTATTTTGTGACAAACACACCGTGTCAGCTAGGGttcaagaaaaagaaaaagagattggaaaggaaaggggggGGGAAGTGTGCAACTTACCGAGTTTGTCGATCGTGCtgacctcttcttccttggttGCAGCACCAGCACCTGCAGCTGCACTCGCCGTACCCGCAAGCAAACGACCCTGCGCTTTCGGAGTCTCTAAAGCTTCTGCATCTAATTTCTTTACCTGGTCCTCCGGCACATCTCCAATCTCCACATTTCCGCTCCTTTTTTCAATACCATCACCATCAGGATCGCCATTGACATCATCCACAATCGGCGATTCCTCGCCAAGAGACTCTTCAGCAAGGGATTTGGCTCGTTTCATCTTGGGCTTGGCTTTGGAAGGAGTGAGCTCGGCGGCAGGTTGGAGAGAGGGTTTGGGGTCAGCCTTTGGTTCGGTAATGGGGACAGACGCGGCGGGTGAAAGAGTTGGTTCGTCCTTGGCTTTCAGGTccttttcattcttctccgcctTGTCTTTCTTGATCTCATCCGAGAGATCcttgctttcttcttccatttccggtacacctcctccctccacctctacctcttcattctctgCATCTCCCTTTACTTCcccttcatcgtcttcatcctcatcatcgcccaATTCAAACAAAGCGCCGCCCTCTGGCTCCGGATTGCCGGTATCGTCCTTTGATTCTTGCGCATACTCGAGCTTTACATGGTCATTGCCGCTGCTGTTTGCATTGGAGAGTAAAGAAGAACGGTCGATGGATTTTCTATTGGCTTGCGTGTTGGACTCGGGCGTGGATGGCGTGGCGAGGTTGGATGCAGAGTCGACGCTACCCTCGGCAACGCTAGAGTCCGGCTTGGACTCGTCGACTTTTCGTTCCCGTTCAACATGCTCCTtgctctcctcttcctcctctatTTTCGCACTTTCTTGTTGCGCTCCCATTACTTGTCCCAAACAAAGCCTCACAACGCTCACCAACCCAATCAACGTATTCGTGCTTACCATCTTCACTCCTTCCAACACCCCAAACGCTGCATCCCTGTCTTCTACACCATTTCGTTCGATCTGCGCTTGCACACTCTCTGGCAGGAGACCTCCAGGGATAGATGAAAGCAAGTAGATCAGCGTTGGTGGGATGAGGTGCGGTACATcgggggggagggggatggTAGAGGGTAAGGTGTTGAGATGTTCCATGATTGTCTGGATACCAGCAGAGTgagcagaggaagagaatgaggaCGTGTAGAGAGAAGGCCGGCACCaggtggaaagagaaggtgggTTTGCCATGAGGTATTCCAACAGCGTCCAAATTTCTTTGACGGGTTTGAATGGGGTAGAACCAACAGCCGCCGCGCCCTTGTCATTGGTTGCGGTTTGTTTTTCAGCTGTTTCGAGCAGCGAACGGAAAAGCGATTTGCGTTCGGACAGAGATAAGTCTCgaatgggagaaggaagcgcCGAGAGGAATGTGAGGGGGAGAGAAATGattgaaggaaggaaaataGACTGGACAGTAATAAACTATGCCAGCAGTTCAGCTTTAGCCCCCTGACAAAGGGTGATACCTACGGTGTCCTTGCCCCCCTCTACTTGCAAAACGAGGACGTCATTcccgtcttcctctcccaagCTCAACTTGGCGGCCCACTCCTCATTCACATCCAAAACGATGGTCAATaccatctcctcaccaGGTTCCACCCTGCCCGAAGAAGGGAATGGCCAGAGGAACGGTTTGCCTAGCGGACAGAACCTCATAGGTCAGCTCTCCCAAATTCCATAGCGGTCAATAAGAGGTGCAGAAACTCACATATATCTCTCCCAGTACCTGCTTTCCTGAAACTCCAGCTGGCTGGTACTTTCCCCCCATTCCTCAGcttcaccatcctttccttcttttccctgcACCTCACTTGTCCAAAATGTATCCctccctcgtcttcctgcctcacctcctctttctcattTTTGGCATTGCCCTCCTCGTCCGTCTTTGCGTCCCGTGATTCCGGGAGAACCTTGATCTCCAAACTCGGTCTCCAAACTTCCTCAAGCCTATCCAACTCCTTTTGCGCCCGCCTCgattcctctctcctcttctcggcGTCCACTTTCCTCACTCCTACTTCAAAAACACAGCTCACAGGTCTGTGGTCTGACCATTTCAGTTCTTCGTGTGATGTATATTCCCCTTTTTTGACGGAGAGGGGTACAcatggggaaagaggggtggatgaggtggaagtgggggaagggaaagagtaGAGGATACGGTCGGTGTAAGCGGGAGAACGCTTGGTGTCGAGGGTGCTAGATCCGTGGACGTATTTGAATGTGCTATTTCGTCCCACGCAACATGGCCGGGGCCGGAGAGAGCGTCAGTCAGtacaaaagaagggaaacaAAGCAAAAGGCCAACTTGGAAAAATTGAATGAGAAGAATGACTTACGGCGGGAAAGTGAtctcagcttcttcgaACCCAACAAATGATTTACCTTCTTTGATATCATTCTTCAACTAATCATTTTCAAATGAGTTCCAAACGAcattttccttccatcggcaaaaggagaaaaatAGCCCAATTACGGGGTGGGGCGTGGGGTGGAAAGgtagagaaggaagatggaaaaaaaaCGTACCTGATCCCGAACAAGCATCCCAGCCCAATCTTTATTCTCAACCAATTTCCGTACTTCTCCATCGGGGAGGTCCACTCGGAAGTTGAGATCGCCCATCCAAAACTATAAAtagaaaagggaaagaaaaga contains:
- a CDS encoding prephenate dehydrogenase, putative: MSDEQCQPVVGIIGMGDMGRMYAKRLHAGGIETIYVCDKPDSFEALEEEFKGTGIHVLRNGHAVSRLSTFIIYSVEAAALPAVVREYGPSTRVGAVVAGQTSVKAPEREAFERWLPEDVGITSVHSLHGPSVTTEGQPLIIIHHRGPEENVKMVEDVFRSFKSRYVHLSYEEHDKVTANTQAVTHAAFLSMGTAWQKSSSYPWETTRYVSGIEVIKVNITLRIYSAKWHVYAGLALLNPSAKSQIQQYATSATELFKLMVEGRGEELEDRVWCARKEVFGWRRGEEAGEGDEARAPILLSEDVLDQFSLGKTTSGAQPRESPNSHLSLLAMVDCWAKLGIRPYEHLDVAGTPVFMLWIGVAEYLFRSPALLSAALRAALADRVHRPDDVEFVVAARGWSECVDVGNFDWYRRRFEETSNFFAPRFDEATKLGGKMIKAIQDGMKGR
- a CDS encoding hydrogen ion transporter, putative, coding for MSTVAELCPVYAPFFGAMGCTSAIVFTCIGAAYGTAKSGVGISAMAVLRPDLMMKCAIPVVMAGIIGIYGLVVSVLISGNLASPMPLYTGFIQLGAGLSVGLAGLAAGFAIGIVGDAGVRGTAQQPRLFVGMILILIFAEVLGLYGLIVALILNTNSAVDYTCSIAA
- a CDS encoding inositol-polyphosphate 5-phosphatase, putative gives rise to the protein MSILQRRIPSLGADLQLTTWQRLFRHTHTVVAAHPCRVRAHYNPFLHASAVLVVNKEQQTEAAAVFIITAPEDGKQPDILYIIPIIPSFKHNLEQTPPSPSTSFFHQSAKPHITLFLSCEDTTVELRIAANQSAKIQKFVAELRKYSDLANNTLYPSSLTHAWIGLYPVNPPADEDADAPAVDSGKVIVVDHGEKTENTPTVTPAASNATLPPTTSLSEIPSPTTPTSTSKSPLDKPEVNTTTIKQAEDLQPNPYLPTFSRTSFLRSRLFSSLPNWSSSVPIKIRTVSYNVNDKVPPKGTLELKGLVGGDDEERSDLIVVGLQEADLRSQALLISQGNSRADSWETALFAGLGDKAGEYEKLVMTQYVGVVMIILVRKSLRPHISRVESSERGIGLLGFGGNKAGIAVRLKVHDTTLCFVNCHMAAFTSALDRRRQDYQILRLGLNFPRPLSSASLTSAPLSSSSTISISVPPTSSASSVSSGTLTSGAGTGAGTGTTGAAESGVTGQSKEEAKLEEQAETINPVFEEFWPEVKDKLLTLEDCHLLFWMGDLNFRVDLPDGEVRKLVENKDWAGMLVRDQLKNDIKEGKSFVGFEEAEITFPPTFKYVHGSSTLDTKRSPAYTDRILYSFPSPTSTSSTPLSPCVPLSVKKGEYTSHEELKWSDHRPVSCVFEVGVRKVDAEKRREESRRAQKELDRLEEVWRPSLEIKVLPESRDAKTDEEGNAKNEKEEVRQEDEGGIHFGQVRCREKKERMVKLRNGGKVPASWSFRKAGTGRDICKPFLWPFPSSGRVEPGEEMVLTIVLDVNEEWAAKLSLGEEDGNDVLVLQVEGGKDTFITVQSIFLPSIISLPLTFLSALPSPIRDLSLSERKSLFRSLLETAEKQTATNDKGAAAVGSTPFKPVKEIWTLLEYLMANPPSLSTWCRPSLYTSSFSSSAHSAGIQTIMEHLNTLPSTIPLPPDVPHLIPPTLIYLLSSIPGGLLPESVQAQIERNGVEDRDAAFGVLEGVKMVSTNTLIGLVSVVRLCLGQVMGAQQESAKIEEEEESKEHVERERKVDESKPDSSVAEGSVDSASNLATPSTPESNTQANRKSIDRSSLLSNANSSGNDHVKLEYAQESKDDTGNPEPEGGALFELGDDEDEDDEGEVKGDAENEEVEVEGGGVPEMEEESKDLSDEIKKDKAEKNEKDLKAKDEPTLSPAASVPITEPKADPKPSLQPAAELTPSKAKPKMKRAKSLAEESLGEESPIVDDVNGDPDGDGIEKRSGNVEIGDVPEDQVKKLDAEALETPKAQGRLLAGTASAAAGAGAATKEEEVSTIDKLVDVLCPAVFGRVQVSAVGRERRKKFIKLLLEG